The window CGGAAAAACACGACGTTCTCCCGGCGCGGACGGCGCGAAGCGCACGACGGCCGGCAATACACGCCGGTGGTCTTCACGGCAAAGTAGAACTCGCCATCCCGGCTGGGATCGCGCGCCAGCACGGCCTCCCACAGGTTGAGTTCCGGATCGCGAGCAGCCAAGGCTGAGGTACCTTCAGCAATCATTGTACTGTTCATCATGCTGTGACTTTAGCCGCAGGCCGTCGCGGACGCTATCCGCTTCTTGCGCTCAAATTCGGATTCTTGGGGGGCAGCCCGCTTTTTGAGAGCGGGGCTATAATCAAAGGTTCCGCATCCCAAGCGGTGAGCGCCTGTGGCTGCGGCAGTGTACTCATGGCAGCGGAAAGCATCGTGGTGCGCGGAGCCCGCGTCCACAACCTCAAGAACATCGATTTCGAGATCCCCCACAATACCCTGACCGTGGTGACTGGGGTGAGTGGGTCGGGTAAGTCGTCGCTCGCCTTCGACACCATTTACGCCGAAGGCCAGCGGCGCTATGTCGAGTCGCTTTCCGCCTATGCCCGCCAGTTCCTGGAACGTATCGAGAAGCCGGACGCCGACCTGATCGACGGCATCGCCCCGGCCATTGCCATCCGACAGAAAAACACCACGCGCAACCCGCGTTCCACCGTGGCCACGGCCACCGAGATCTACGACTATCTGCGTTTGCTCTTCGCGCGCATTGGCCGCACGTACTGCGTCGAATGTGGCTCCGAAGTACGACGCGACACCGTGGATGAAGTCGCCGACGCGGTTCTAGCCCTGGGCGAGGGTACCCGCCTGCAGGTGCTTTTCCCGCTTCACCCTCGGGCAGCACACCCTGCCTCGGCCGAGCCCGGCGCACAACCAAAGAAGCGTGCGAAAAGGAAGCAGGCAGTTGACAGCACCGCCGCCGCCGACCTTCTCAAGACCCGCCTGTTTGAGCTGCGCCAGCGCGGATTCAACCGCTTGTACCAGAACGGCCAGGTGTTCGAGTTCTCGACCCCGGAATCGTTGCTGGATGTGGATTTCTCTGCCCCGGTCTTCGTTCTGGTGGATCGCCTAGCGGTATCTCCAGACGCACGTGCCCGCACCGTGGACGCGATCGAGACCGGCTACCGGGAATCCGGAGAGGTGGTGTTCGAGGCCGTCTCCAGCGACGGCCGCCCGCCGGAGCGTCTGCGCTTCGCGCAGCGGTTCGAGTGCAAGCGCTGCCACCTGCGCTACGAGGAGCCCGAGCCGCGCCTTTTCTCTTTCAATAGTCCGTACGGCGCCTGCCCGCGCTGCCAGGGCTTCGGCAACACCATCGACTTCGACCTCGACCTGGTGATCCCGGACAAGTCCAAGAGCCTCGGCGAAGGCGCCATCGATCCCTGGACCAAGCCCAAGTACCGCGTCTTCTTCAATGAGATGAAGCGCTTCGCGCGCGCCCGCAATCTGCCTCTCGACGTCCCCTGGGCGGAATTGCACCGCGACGACCAGCAACTGGTGCTCGATGGCGAAGCCAGGTTCCCCGGTGTACGTGGGTTCTTCGCCTATCTGGAACGCAAGAAGTACAAGCTGCACGTCCGCGTGTTCCTGAGCCGCTACCGCGGCTACGCCGTTTGCCCGGCCTGTCACGGGACCCGACTGCGGGTGGAGGCCCGCCAGGTGCGCGTTGCCGACAAGAACATCTGCGATGTGTGTCGCATGACGGTGGCCGAGGCGGCCCGCTTCTTCAGCGCACTGCAGCTTCGCGCCGAAGAGGCCGCGGTTGCCGAGCGCGTGCTCGAGGAAGTGCGGGAACGGCTGAAGTTCCTGAATGAAGTCGGCCTGGAGTACCTCACGCTCGATCGCCTCTCCTCCACCCTTTCCGGCGGTGAGGCGCAGCGCATCCAGTTGGCTACGTCGTTGGGTTCGCGGCTCGTGGGTTCGCTCTACGTGCTGGATGAGCCTTCGATAGGCCTGCACAGCCGCGACACTTCAAGGTTGGTCGGCATCCTTCACGATCTGCGCGATCAGGGAAACACCATCCTGGTCGTCGAGCACGACGCCGAGGTCATGCGCAATGCCGACCGCATCCTCGACCTCGGTCCTGGACCCGGCGAGAACGGCGGGCGGGTGGTGGCCACCGGCTCCTATGACCAGATCGTCGCCTGCAACACTTCGCTGACCGGAAAGTACCTGGCGGGAGAACTGCACATTCCCAGTCCGGCGCAACGTCGCAAGCCTGGGCCACGCCAAATCAAGCTCTTTGGCGCGCGTGCCAACAATCTGAAGAACCTGGATGTCGTGATTCCGCTGGGCATGATGGTGGCCGTTACCGGCGTCTCGGGCTCGGGCAAGTCCACCTTGGTACACGACGTTCTCTATCAGGCTTTGGCCGCTGCCAAGGGTACGCCGAACGCGAACCTTTCGCCCCAGGGATTGCTGGACCGCCTGGAGGGTGCCCAGCACATCCAGGAAGCCGTGCTGGTCGATCAATCGCCCATCGGGCGCACGCCGCGGTCGAACCCCGTGACTTATCTCAAGGCTTTCGATTCGATCCGGGAACTCTTCGCTTCCCTGCCGGAAGCAAAGAAGCGCGGCTTGGGTGCGGGACACTTTTCGTTCAATATTCCCGGCGGTCGTTGCGAGGCCTGCCAGGGCGACGGCACGGTCACCGTCGAGATGCAGTTCCTGGCGGACGTCGAGCTGCTATGCGAGGAATGCAAGGGAGCGCGCTACAAGCCCGATATCCTGGGCATCCGCTATCGGGGCAAGAACATCCACGAGGTCCTTAACCTCACGGTGCGCGAAGCCATGCAGTTTTTCTCCGTGGTGCCCAAGATTGTGGACCGCCTGCGCGTCCTGGATGAGGTGGGTTTGAGCTATCTTCGCCTGGGCCAGTCCGCCACCACCCTGTCCGGGGGCGAAGCACAGCGCTTGAAGCTGGCGGCGCGATTGGGTTCCTCCGGCCGTGCTGCCGCGGCCGAACTCGGTCGGGCCTCTCGCCACAAGGAAGAGAAGCAGCCGCCTCACGTCTTGTACATGTTTGACGAGCCCACGACCGGCCTTCACTTTGACGATATCAGCAAGCTGTTGGCGGCTTTCCGGCGCCTCATCGAGGCGGGCGGCACGGTACTGGTGATCGAGCACAATCTCGACGTCATCAAGACCGCCGACTGGGTAATCGACCTGGGCCCGGAGGGCGGGGAGCGCGGCGGCGAGATCGTGGCGGTCGGCCCGCCCGAGAGCCTGGTGAAAAACCCGCAATCCCACACCGGACGGTGGCTGGAACGCATCCTAGGAAATGGGCGGAGACGGGCCTGACCATGCGCGGCGATAGAACCATCGTGGCTTTGCTGACGCTGATTCTCTTCTGCAGCGCCGCTTTCGCCCGCCCGGAACCGCAGAAAAAATCCACCAGCCAGAAGACTGTCCGCAAGCGGATAAAGGTCGCGGACGTTTCCGAGCGCATCCTGCAGGCCGAAGCGGCCATCGATAAGCAGGATTTCACCACTGCCGAGCGCCTGTTGCTGGAGGAGGCCGCGGCCAATCCCCAGGACTTTCGGCCGTGGTTCGACCTCGGTTTGGTATACAGCGCTACCCATCGCCCGAAAGAGGCGGTCGACGCTTACCGCAAGGCAGTCCAGGCACAGCCCGAGCTTTTTGAGTCCAACCTGAATCTGGGTGTGTTGCTGGCCGCCGCGGGAAATGCGGAGGCAGCCACGTTCCTGCGCGCTGCCACCCAGCTCAAGCCTTCGGACCGGACCGACGAGACCCTGGCCGACGCCTGGGTTACGCTGGGCCGCGCGCTGGAGAAGGACCAGCCTGCTGAAGCCGTGGCCGCCTTTCGCGAGGCCCACAGCTTGCGACCACAAGACCCGGGACCGCTCGTTGCTGCGGCCACCCTCTTGGAGCGACAAGGTGAGCTGGACGCCGCGGAAAAGGAGTTCCGCAAGGCGTTGGAATTGGATGGCAAATCCAGTGAAGCTCTGGCGGGTTTGGTCAATATGTACAGCCGTGCCCGGAGGCTGCCGGAAGCCGAGCAGGCCCTGCGCGATTATCTGAAGCTCGATCCCGGCAACATGAACGCACGTTTGCAGTTGAGCCGCGTGCTGGTAGCTCAAGGGCGAGCGGACGAAGCTGCGTCCGAACTGCAGCAAATGCTGCAGGCGGCACCGGATGATCCGGCCATGCAGCGTGAACTGGCAGACCTGTATGTCACCGCAGGCAAGTACTCGGATGCCGAGGGTCTGTATCGCGCGCTGGTGCAAAAGCAGCCCAACGATGCAACCCTTCGCCATGCGCTAGGAATCATCCTTCGGCATGAGCAGAAATATGGCGAAGCTGAGGCCGAATTGGTCCGGGCCTTGACTCTGAAGCCGGACTTGGCCGAGGCTTACGGAGACTTGGCCGTCACGGCCAACCTTAACAAGAACTATCCGCTGGTGCTGAAGGTCCTGGATGCGCGCGTCCGATACCTGCCGGACACTGCCGCCACGGTATTCCTGCGGGCCACGGCACTCGACAGCCTGCGCGACTACAAGCAGGCCGCGGAGTACTACCGGCGCTTTCTAGCGATGGCTGCCGGGAGTTATCCTGATGAGGAATGGAAGGCGCGTCACCGCCTGAAGGCGCTAGAACCGCAGAAGTAAGAGCCATGGGGCGACTGTTCCATCTCGCAGTGCTTGCATCTGCTGTTGCCGTCGTCTGCGCTGCGGATGACGTCTCGCTGG of the Terriglobales bacterium genome contains:
- a CDS encoding tetratricopeptide repeat protein, translated to MRGDRTIVALLTLILFCSAAFARPEPQKKSTSQKTVRKRIKVADVSERILQAEAAIDKQDFTTAERLLLEEAAANPQDFRPWFDLGLVYSATHRPKEAVDAYRKAVQAQPELFESNLNLGVLLAAAGNAEAATFLRAATQLKPSDRTDETLADAWVTLGRALEKDQPAEAVAAFREAHSLRPQDPGPLVAAATLLERQGELDAAEKEFRKALELDGKSSEALAGLVNMYSRARRLPEAEQALRDYLKLDPGNMNARLQLSRVLVAQGRADEAASELQQMLQAAPDDPAMQRELADLYVTAGKYSDAEGLYRALVQKQPNDATLRHALGIILRHEQKYGEAEAELVRALTLKPDLAEAYGDLAVTANLNKNYPLVLKVLDARVRYLPDTAATVFLRATALDSLRDYKQAAEYYRRFLAMAAGSYPDEEWKARHRLKALEPQK
- the uvrA gene encoding excinuclease ABC subunit UvrA is translated as MAAESIVVRGARVHNLKNIDFEIPHNTLTVVTGVSGSGKSSLAFDTIYAEGQRRYVESLSAYARQFLERIEKPDADLIDGIAPAIAIRQKNTTRNPRSTVATATEIYDYLRLLFARIGRTYCVECGSEVRRDTVDEVADAVLALGEGTRLQVLFPLHPRAAHPASAEPGAQPKKRAKRKQAVDSTAAADLLKTRLFELRQRGFNRLYQNGQVFEFSTPESLLDVDFSAPVFVLVDRLAVSPDARARTVDAIETGYRESGEVVFEAVSSDGRPPERLRFAQRFECKRCHLRYEEPEPRLFSFNSPYGACPRCQGFGNTIDFDLDLVIPDKSKSLGEGAIDPWTKPKYRVFFNEMKRFARARNLPLDVPWAELHRDDQQLVLDGEARFPGVRGFFAYLERKKYKLHVRVFLSRYRGYAVCPACHGTRLRVEARQVRVADKNICDVCRMTVAEAARFFSALQLRAEEAAVAERVLEEVRERLKFLNEVGLEYLTLDRLSSTLSGGEAQRIQLATSLGSRLVGSLYVLDEPSIGLHSRDTSRLVGILHDLRDQGNTILVVEHDAEVMRNADRILDLGPGPGENGGRVVATGSYDQIVACNTSLTGKYLAGELHIPSPAQRRKPGPRQIKLFGARANNLKNLDVVIPLGMMVAVTGVSGSGKSTLVHDVLYQALAAAKGTPNANLSPQGLLDRLEGAQHIQEAVLVDQSPIGRTPRSNPVTYLKAFDSIRELFASLPEAKKRGLGAGHFSFNIPGGRCEACQGDGTVTVEMQFLADVELLCEECKGARYKPDILGIRYRGKNIHEVLNLTVREAMQFFSVVPKIVDRLRVLDEVGLSYLRLGQSATTLSGGEAQRLKLAARLGSSGRAAAAELGRASRHKEEKQPPHVLYMFDEPTTGLHFDDISKLLAAFRRLIEAGGTVLVIEHNLDVIKTADWVIDLGPEGGERGGEIVAVGPPESLVKNPQSHTGRWLERILGNGRRRA